A window of Photobacterium sp. GJ3 contains these coding sequences:
- the rpmE gene encoding 50S ribosomal protein L31, translating to MKQGIHPEYTAVNARCSCGNTFVFNSTLSKDDINLDVCDKCHPFYTGKQRQVSTGGRIDKFNKRFGALSSK from the coding sequence ATGAAACAAGGTATCCACCCAGAATACACTGCTGTAAACGCTCGTTGTTCTTGCGGCAACACTTTCGTCTTCAACTCTACCCTGAGCAAAGACGACATCAACCTGGATGTGTGCGACAAATGTCACCCATTCTACACTGGTAAGCAGCGTCAAGTGAGCACCGGTGGCCGTATCGACAAATTCAACAAGCGTTTCGGCGCTCTGTCCAGCAAGTAA